The following are encoded together in the Lathyrus oleraceus cultivar Zhongwan6 chromosome 3, CAAS_Psat_ZW6_1.0, whole genome shotgun sequence genome:
- the LOC127131938 gene encoding secreted RxLR effector protein 161-like: MLDSYIEGENVDATMFKQFVGSLRYLCNTRSDICYSVVMLIKFMNKPKWSHYQAIIKILIYIKGTLKYGLLFPSGVKSKSELMCYLDSDWCGDRVDKRSTYGYFFKYLRGLISWCSKKKQMLALLTCEVECIAGALSAYQAIWLMNLLQDLKIKDNKHVKLMINNKSTISLAKNPMLHGRSKHIDTKFHFLRNQVHNGVLEVVHCSTQKQLADVLTKTIKTEHFVHLRDEIGVVDFN; encoded by the coding sequence ATGTTGGATTCTTATATTGAGGGTGAAAATGTAGATGCTACAATGTTTAAACAGTTTGTTGGCTCATTGAGATATCTTTGTAACACCAGATCTGACATCTGTTATTCAGTTGTAATGTTAATTAAGTTTATGAACAAACCAAAGTGGTCACATTACCAAGCGATTATTAAGATTTTGATATATATTAAGGGGACTTTGAAGTATGGATTGTTATTCCCTTCTGGTGTTAAGTCTAAATCAGAATTGATGTGCTATTtagattctgattggtgtggagatagAGTTGACAAAAGAAGTACTTATGGATATTTTTTCAAGTATCTAAGAGGTCTTATCTCTTGGTGCTCCAAGAAGAAACAAATGCTTGCATTGCTAACCTGTGAAGTTGAGTGTATTGCAGGTGCTTTGTCTGCGTATCAAGCTATCTGGCTTATGAATTTgttgcaggatctgaagatcaaagACAACAAGCATGTGAAGTTGATGATTAACAACAAATCAACCATAAGCCTTGCCAAAAATCCAATGTTGCATGgaagaagcaagcatattgaCACAAAGTTTCATTTTTTGAGAAATCAGGTTCAtaatggagtgctagaagttgTGCACTGTAGCACTCAGAAGCAACTTGCAGATGTTCTGACTAAAACTATCAAAACTGAACATTTTGTCCACTTGCGGGATGAAATTGGAGTTGTAGATTTTAATTAG